Part of the Cardiobacteriaceae bacterium TAE3-ERU3 genome, ATGTGCAGTGGCAAGATTGACCGCTGCAAAAGCAGTCCAAATTACTGAAGCAAAAATAAGGGATGTCACAGGAGCAACAGACAGGCTTTGGGACAGAATATAAAAACATAGCGGCAATTCTAAAGGTACGGTTATCAGCTTCGGCACAGGTAGCCCGTACTTTTTCAACATAAAAAACTGCCCGCAATGGAGCAGCAAATGCAGTGTATAGGCTGCAACCATGCCGAACCACCAAGCGCTTTCAGGAAGCAGCAGGCTCACAGTGGCAATAATCATGCCTTCCCAAAGTGCAATAACAGCAAAGCCTGTTCTAGATATGCTAAGAACAGGCTGTAATTTCGAGGGCAATATTTTTGCCAACTTGTGGCGATG contains:
- a CDS encoding HXXEE domain-containing protein; protein product: MNIEIYLFIACFIAHELEEVMLLPPWLRHHRHKLAKILPSKLQPVLSISRTGFAVIALWEGMIIATVSLLLPESAWWFGMVAAYTLHLLLHCGQFFMLKKYGLPVPKLITVPLELPLCFYILSQSLSVAPVTSLIFASVIWTAFAAVNLATAHAIYSYSRKR